attagcgagccggagaagacgattagcgagccggagaagatgattcccgagccggagacttcgattcccgagtcggagaagatgattcccgagccggagacgacgattcccgagtcggagaagatgattcccgagccggagacgacGATTCCCGAGTCGGAGACGACAGTGCCGGTGAGGGTTTGAAGATTCCCGAGAGGAGACGACACGATTCGCGATCGAATgaaatgaaatgtttttttttttctattcttaTAACAAAGGGTATAAAGGTAAATTAcccctttaatgaaacctatttttgtgacttctgatcctgagtgctagtttgggaaggaaaacttcaaaaggtgctattattgacaattgcccatatatatatatataatctgaatatcttttaaatgatacttcatattcatatgattttatgatcgTCTGTacctttttataacaaaaaaaaaatgtaaaaccatTGTTCACAAAACaattttgtatgaattttataagttttagtaatttatagttgttttaaaaaatttaaaatataacatatgaaaaaaaattagattttttattatatggttagtGCGATTGTctaatgttttaataatataaattaaacaaaaatgatggggatataaaaaaatattatcaaatatttattattcaaaatcatttatTGTCGTATATATGTTAGTCCTATTAGGCAATTccataacttttatttaaggaaaaaatgaaaaatattcgTATATACACttctaatcaatttgatagatgaaccaacctatttctaAGAATTCTGAGAATCATCTTAGTGGTGATCACATGTGGCTACACTCAAAAGTTTTAATgctcctcaattaatatataacggATTTACTTAtatcttttttatatttcataaatatacaTTATAACTATTTAAGACAATTTGATAGGGAACTGTTTTATGTTGGTTATTTTATTGTGGTCTAGATTTAGAaacaattttggtttgagtaATAGACTCGTCTTTTGATTTGATgtaggaaaaaaattatttaagataCTTCGACACTATAAATACCTTATAccttgttaattttaaaatacttttggGCAAAACTATCGTCTCCTTTTTCACCTTCTTCATTTTAAGTATGGATCTTTTTTACAAATACTATTATCTATAACCATAgaatctttttctttctcaaatCTTTTGCGGCTCAATCATGGTGGCTCAAAGCATGATCACCGTCTTTCTTTTTTCCGATGATAGGATTCCAGTTTGACTGAGGCACAAAAGGAGCAACATTCTTTCTTACAAAAGAATTACGCTTTAAAAATTGAATTCACCATTGAAATCAATCTAAGTGATTATGGATATAAAGAAAATGTAAATTTCACTTATGGTAAGCAGTTCTTCGATGAAAAAGTGTGAATCCATTATTCTAAAGATGTAATTTTAACATTCTTAGAAATTATGTTTGATTATGAGATTTATGGAGTTCTGAAAGTATTAGGTGTAGATAAagttttgtaaataagaaaTGTTGGATAGATTTCAGAAAATAAATAGTGGATAAGATTGATGGACACGAAATGGTGTACAAGTTTCcatgaacaagaaaaaaataaagctagCGTGATGAAATTTTTATATGTATGGATATTAAATGGTGGATACCCTATTGTAAACATATTCCAAAATATAGCGGATAAGCTAGTAAAGTGTCTAAGTCTAAAAAGTCAGCAAAAATAATCACTAAAAAAATAGTGCATCTTAGATGTAGCTGTTCTTAAGTAATAATGACTTTTTTACATCGGCGtctctttttcttgtttttgttttcatctttCTTAATACTTAGAAACCCAAATATATtctgttaaaaaaagaaacccaAATGTATTTTCTACAAATTTAAAGCTTTCAGAGATTACCACTTTCAAGTGTTAATATGATAACAACTAAGTTTGATAGATATGAGTGAGGGAAAACACAACAATGATAGCAGCGTAGTGAAATTTTCTTACATTTGTTTAATCCTCACACAATATAGTTTTTCTATCGCCCCGCTCAAATCAACAAAAATACCGGCAAGATCCATGCGCTATCTACCTTCATTCATCACAATAACTATCAACGATGATTTCAATCAGATTTTAACACCAACGACAACAAAGCATATGAAGACTTTCAAACTCATGCATTCCGTCTTAACAGTGCCAGACAAACATTTTCTATTCTTTTTATCCCAAATTAGACTTATTATCCAATCGACTACCAAATGAGCCTCGACGAagatcttcaattttttttaatggaaaaacaagaaaatccACCAGAGTTCCAGAGGTCTCAAAGATGATAAAGCATGAGCCTCAATCCCAAGAATACCCGCCAGAATACTCTAAGATTCACAGTTCCCTGGTGACTCAATGAATATTgataaaattggaaaaatgTTCAACAGTTAAGTCAGCGACAATCCGCAGAAGTCTTACGAAGAAGATTacacatatccagacgatcactACGGATGTTGCGATAAATACATCATCGAATTTGAGATAGACCACTAAGTAAGTCACTAGcagtatttaattatataaaataagtgtgtttaaaaataattaataatgatGCAAGCGATGAGGTAATCGCTATAAACTTATGTAAGCATGATGGAAGCGATGATGTAATCGCTGAGATAAACACTTATGTTAGCACTTTATCTTCACCTATAAATATGTGTGTATCCAATTGtgaaatatcattaaataatttcattacaAAAAATCTCTTTAAGTTTTTctctttaatgtttttttaagttttcaagTTTTCTAGACTTTATTAAATCTTTGATAAGCTTTGATTTCTATCTTCCTTTCGTAAGACGGGATTCTGTCAAATACTGTAATTAAGCATAAACGGTTCTGTCAACACGATTTTCATGGGGGAGGTGATTTCCTAACAGTGGTTAAGCGAATCGACAGCCAGAGAAGTGTATATATCGCTCCCTATACCTGGAATTACCAAACCTCATCTGTCAATATGACCTTTTCAATACGATCAACCGCTTATTCTATGCATAAAACCTTTGAAAAAAATACTCTTTTTAAAAAGAAGTAATCCACACATAAaagttattaatataatttttatttacgtgtaaataaatgaatataagTGAATACGATATGATTTACAATACGGTCCTCCCTATCCCACAAAAACAGACCCAAAAACTAAGGTTTCAATGAGCAATCTCAAACACAAGAAAACTGAATATAAGTGCAGATCAAGAGCTTAAATTGTTGAAATCTTCTTAATTTTGGTTGAGAGTTGTAGTTTTACTGATATTTCTCGGCAAAGGTGGGTCATCTTGTGGATCCATGTATTGTTAGTTTGTTACCAACTTCTTTTCGGTGAAAAGATGGCTTGCGAGTAGGGCCGGCTTTAAGCTTCAATGGAActtattcaaatattaaaataaaccctaactttacatatattttcatatcttagtgtaaaaatatttataatctaAATTAAGTGGACCttctaatataaaaaaacatgtaaaataaaattggaTCCTATGCAATTGCACCATATGCACatccttagagcatctccaaaagacaaatatgaagttttttgctctccaaaaagaaacttcaaaacttcaaaatttcaggagtgaaactctatatttaaagtttcagttctcaaaacttcaaatttgaagtttcatattttttgctccctacaattacacatcacatttataattcataaatattttcttgtttattattttaatccttataaaaattatatctcataaacattttaggttttgtttacaaaattaaagtttacacataaaattaaataaaactttaaaaggatatttaaaatatttaaaactagatttagataacaaaaatatacaaaagaaacttaacagaAAAACgtttaaaaattacatgaagacataactattacacatacttaaatattacaacaacactaatagtcaggtaagtttgatccggaaccttcaaaatttccaaatattgtCCAATTGTTTTTGTGTAattgaagatggttgttgttgttgttgctgatgtcttttcgtacaattctttcttgttcatattgaaTAATTCACAAAACTTAATATCATCGATAAAAGTTAGTCTTTTACCAATATTtgatgtttctcttttactttcttgttctgatctattgtatttacaagtattaatatctctcgatttcaacaattttttatctctaatctacaaattaaaaatgaggagagctatttttacttcgaaatgcactagtaaatcatatatgcattacgaaaatcactttatggaataatatggtatttttcttgaagtttaatattaattaagttattttatttaaaattttatattttaatataatattttattaattaatactgttgtaatatgtttatatatgtgctagttatttataaaagttttatgagttcaaaattagttatgacaaatataaaaaccatattataaaatacaaatagttttaaagttaagtttgaagttttgattttggagaataaaacttttaaacatcaaatatagagttttggaaacttacaaaatagagtttctttttggagatgctcttagagccGGTATTTGATTGCAAGTTAAGTTTATCTCGTTTTCAACAGTATCTTTTCACCAAGGCTCTTTTTatgtcttttgttttgtttgtcaaGCTTCTCAAATGCTCTCAATTGTTTCCTGGTTGGTAGCCCTCCTTTTTTGTCTTGCACTCTCGTTTTAGCTTCCAGTTGATTTTGGTTAATTTGAATTTTGTGTTGTCCAAAATTTACTGCTATTTTGGGTTTTAGTTATGAGTTCTATTAGTCTTTTACAGTGACCAGAATTTGAGTTCTAGTTTTCCATTTTGTCTTATGATTATGGGCATTTCTAGTTTTTCAGCCACCTTATGTATTTCGTTCTTGTATTTCATGTTTGAATCAATATTTAAGTCCAAATGAATAATAAGACTATTGGAGGCAATTCCCAGAATGTGCACAATTACCAAATGCACCAAACAAAGTAGATGACGtcattaaaatcttttaaaaaaaatctccagagtaaaaataaatttaatagatttttttcaCAAATAAAGAAAACAGAGGTTTAAGTAACACAAGTTTTATATTGTGTACAAAGCCCTCTTTGTTTGTATACACCAAACCATCTTTTTTTCTGTCTTGCATTGCCAATCAAAAAATCCAATGCACTACTTCAGGCAAAACCCAAAAAGAAACAGCAATAAAATTACCATTCAAACTCGTTAAGCATCATTATTAttctcaccatcaccatcaaccTCATCCTTATCCTCGTCTGCCTTTGTCAATAATTCTTGATCTTGGACAATTGGAGAAGACTCAGAAGCCTCATCAAGGGACAAGTTGGAGATTTCACCAGTAACAGAATTTGCATCGCCTTCGTCAGTAGCATCTTCTGAGACATTCGACTCTGTGTCTGATTGTTGCTGGAGGCTCCAGTACATGATGCTAGCAGCCAGAATAAGCATCATCTTCTGGTTCACCTGTTTCACACAAGTAAATTGATTCAGAAATAAACCAGAAAAGCATTCAAACCCTGTTTCAATGAAGAGATAATATTACCTCTATGATATCCTCAGGCAACAAGAATATGGAGCATCCGAGCTTCCTTGCAACACTGATTATGTATGTAGCGTTCAACTTCTTGTCCTCCTCTGTTTAAGTATCAATTACAACCAAACAGAACTCATTCTTTAAAACAGTACATGACAGTTACAGGGAGTGAAGTTGAAACGTAATTGTTTTTACCTGTTTCTCCACTGGTAACGAGGCTCCAGTTGACAACTCTTGGCTCTACCGCAGTAAGAAGCTCCAGAAAGAAGATTCCACTTGACAGATTCTTGTCCTAGGATCAGAGAGAAGCATGCATCAAACTGTTAGGTATCTGAAGAATGGGTATCacaatcaaaaccctaattggTTGACACTTACCCTGAAGCTCTCAGCCTGAGAAGTTCGTCCTACTCGTTTCACTTTCCTATTCGCCCAGTATAGAATATCGGCATCTGTAATTTCTTTACCTTGCGAGTGAGATCTCAAGTTCTTCAGAAGTTGGAGCATTGTATATCTCATTAGTTGCCATAGGAAAGCTGCATAATCATTGATGGTACATATTGTTCTACCGATTAAAATCAACTTATCAATGCGAGAGATATATCTTAGGCTGAATGAGCTTTAATTAGTGTGACACTAAGAAGGGACTAACCGAGAAGGAGTTTCTTATTTCCTTGGACAATGTCGTTACCAGCTACATTTACAAGGGAGAAGCGCAGCTCTTTCCCAATCTTAACAACTTCATTGCAGTTCTCAACCTTTTTGAATGGCATTTTTATAGGAGGTTTATTTGCGTGTTTCCAGTTGACAGAGCCAGGTGAAACTTTATCAAGAACTTCAAGAAGAACCCATCTGAATGTGATAAGTTTTAGTTAGAAGACAagaatattaataaaagaaattctATAGCTTACCCATTCCTAAGATCCTCAAAAACATTGTTGACATAAGTAGCAGTTCCAAGACTGTTAATCCAGAGGCGGAAACATCTTTCTTCTCGTGAAGTTTCCACATCATCTGTCATCATCTCAGCAAATGACGTCGACTTTGAACTGTCATCAGTCAATCCATTCCTGCAACAAAGAAAAATAGCAGCAAAAACAGAAGTTATTATCAGCTTTCAAAGCACCATCAAATGAAAAAACCACCACATTTTATCACACAACACCATTTGGACATttagataattaataaatagGCGAAAACTCATTGCAAAGAGTTTGCTGCTAACCTGTGTTGAAATATTTGGGCCACAAAGGCAAGGTTAAGATTTGCAGAGCCGTCGACAATATCCTTTGGAGAAAGGTATCTTTTACAATCCATCTTCTCAGCCTGTTCAAGAACCTTTTTGGCTCTTTCTGTGGGGTCTTTGGTCTCTAATGCCACATGTGAACTGTGTTCTGGAGCAAGAGCATTAAGCAGATACGCATATGCCTCGCCGTCCTAAAGAAGATAAAAGAAAGGAATGAGAAAGTGGAAAACTGCATCAGTTTCAACTCAAGAGCAATGCTTGGTACCAATAAAAGAAGAAAGTGTAAGCAGGTTCAAATTACCTTAACATCAGAAGAAAAATTGGTAACTTGCTTTTCATAACCAGCTTTCTTGAGATGAAAATTCATCCATTTGAGCAATACTTTTTCAGGAGCCAGTCCCATGAGCTCCTCCGCATCCTGCAACAACCTCATGAAGATTTGATGTAGTTTCATCCTCGTAGAAAGcattggatatatatatatatatatatatatatattacctgAGTGTCGTCCACCAATTGGAAAAGTGAAGGAGTTTTCTTAAAATTGAGATCAGCCAGCATTTGAATCTTATAAAAAGAACAACAAGAAGAGAAGTTAGTAAGTCGTATAACAAGTCAAATAGATTCCTATAACCTAGAAAAGGAGTACCTTAATAATCTGAGATATCAACCCAAGTACGAGATATGGCTGCAAAGGAAAAAGGGTAATTGAAATTGGTAAGTAAAGATAAATCTTTCAATGTTGTGAATGTAACTCACTCTTCCTTCAGCAATGTCCTGAGTTCCAATGTTGACGACAGTGCAGCCAATAGCTTTGGCAGAATTGAGACCTAGAGTAAGATTCTCATTCCTCTCCCATGGGTTGAGTATTttcttggtgttgatagctctTTCGTCGATGGTCCCAGGAACAGCAAGATTTATAAGCTTactgcataaaaataaaaaaaaggaacaaagaATGACCACAAAAAGTAATACAAGGAGGAGGaaaggcatatatatatatatatatatataccacaaAAGAACACCATCTTTAACAAGATCAAAGAAAGCATTGGTAGCAGGATCGATAGGAAGGTAAGACTTCAAGAAAGGATCATCCCTCAGGTAACTGTTGACATGGGAAACGTAGGAAGCCTTCTCGGATTCGTTAATGGCATGGTGAACAGTGGTGGTGCTAGTTTTGaggaatgaagaagaagaagcctttGATCCTCCTGACTTTTCCACTCCTCGTGCTTGCACACTTAAATACGCCTATCAACACCGAGCAATGTAACACCCAACAAGGACTTGCTAGTTgctagtttaaaaaaaaaatggatctcTTCAGAAACTCACCCGGAGGAAAGTCTCGAAATCGACTTCTTGATCAGAAGTATTGGAATAAGACTTGTCCAATACAGATTTGATCTCATCCTCATCAAAGGTGCCACTAAATGCGTTCAACTTTGCCAAGACAGGAGGTAAGTCTCCAACGGTGAAACGATCCAAGAGCGTTTTATTTGAGTTAAACTAATAACGAAAAGGATAGTTTAAAATTCTGTTATAGATGCTTCTgaatcaaaaaaacaaaaaaaaaacatcaaaaagatTTGACCTTGGATTTAAGGGTACGTAACTCGACTTGTGTGAATTGGCTGTGTAACCATGGATCAGAGACCACAACACCTACGTAACTTGACATTATTTCCCCTGCAAGTGTCCCACAATCATATATCCTTTTAATcgaaataaatagataaaagatGGATCAAAACTTTGAATCGACGATAACGTACGGGCCTACCTTTTTGAGACGACGGGATTGGGTGTTCGGAACTCAATGGAACTAACAGATGGAATGCGATATCCTTGTTCCAAGCTTTTCAGATGGGCGAAActatggaagaagaagaagatgtacccCACGATGACTAATGATGGCGAAGcgttgtatttttatttttttattctttctccCTCTTTTCCTCCAACATTTCGGGTGcaaaattcattatttataaaagtcttaatatatgattatttcATTCATTACTTAATATCATTAATGacttcatatataatatttctagaaaaactaatattaataataaatcaagtttatgaatttaaattttattttagtcataacaaaatctgttgtgaaaaatctaataaaatcttactacaatttcaaatatgtttttataaaatattgcaTAAATGAATTTTGTtatccttttttattatttggggAGCATTATTTGAATTTAACCTTCCTCTCATGTGTTATTAACAAGAATGTCATTTCCTATGTGGCAACACTATAATCACTCTCACCACTATTAATTAATTGTCTTCTTTTCACTAGACTATTTACATAGTTTGCCATTACACACTAGACTAACATTGTTCTCATATATTATGCTTTATATCTAACTCACTTAAACATTCGCGAGATACATGTATGGTTAAGTCTTAGTTTTTTGACGATTATGGTTCTTTGACTATTATGGTTCATATAATCATGCCGAACAAAATTACTAACATCTTATATGTTTAACATATAATCATTTTTGGTTCTGTGACTATACTTCAATAGCAAccttacatatatatttatttttgcttGATAAGAGCACATTCGTCGATGAAACCGGCGGTTTTATTTGGTCTGGCCGTGATTAGCTGACTTGGACGAACCTTTGGGTCTATTGAGTTGGTCATTTAATTGGTGCAGCCATCACAGCTATTGCATATTTACGTAGGTTTTCTACTGCGGTATCAACCTCAAttgtatatttatgtattaCGTATTATGCTTTAGAACTATAATGTTAATTGTAGTCGAATATAGATTAAATTGTGTATAAAATGTATCCATAGCTAATGTGAGGTTTTGGGTTTTAATATATACGTCGATTCAATGGACTATTAGTTGATAGTATTAGCATAAATTAGATTATAATATACTATACGTCATTGACATATCCAAGTCATTTGTCTAACATAAATTAATGTTGATAGTATTAGCATAATCAAAcgtaaaatatgtattttgagCTAACTTAACTGAGTATCTACGTCAAATCGAGTCCTTACTCCTTACATAATTAGTGGTTGTATATATATGAAAGTTTGATCAAGTTTCTAAAATTGATCCAACCTCAGCTACGTCAAATTGATTGTATATAACTGAaagtttatcaaaattttaaaattttataactatGGCACACGGTTAATAAATGTAgatataataacaattttaaaaatagaaagtgaGATATATAAATTGATACGGAAATTaagtttgtaaaaaaaaaaagttgattattttccaaaattttaaaatttggcaCACGGTTATGAAATTTGGGGTTATCGTCCCAGTTTGTTTCTAATTGTCTTTACCTTATTTGATAtggtttgatttaatatattttgtgttaaaGCAAGTTATAATTCTTAATTGGAGCGCAAGTAAAGTTACTGTAATTAGTGAAAATTCCTATAATCAGGGAGATTTAATTTTATCACATTAACTCCAAAGATTACCGTCTGCGATAATCATACGTACATAAATACCAAACCTTGGACACATCTCCTCATCACAGTCTTATTCCGACATCAAACTATCAAAAACCATTCTTTCAAGCAAAACACAAATGACAAGCTTCAACTTCGTTGTTGATTTGAAATCTTTTAAGATGATGTGAAGAGTGAGGGTGAGCACCATTCATAATGATGTGCCAGAAATCGATGCTTTCAAAAAGAGTtatatcattttcttctttggaaTTCTTTGTTATTTCTCTATATAGGATTAAAAACCAGGAGTCCTGAAGAAACTATTCACACCAGTTGTGCTTTTATCagttttttgttgtttcttttatattttataattctatTACTTTTGTtacatttcatattttaatcatatttttatgaattaaataataattatattgcctatgttttgttttatcttaaactcataataaatttatattaagtATTTGcttattcttaaaaaatattttcgattatCTAAAATTTGATATTGGGTAAAATTGCAGGTTCACAAATAATTAgcatgtatttatttatttattttattttttagaaatagcATGTATTTATCTTTAACATAATTTAACATAACACAAAAAATGCGACGAAATATGAAAAGTTTCAAAATCAGAATTGATTATTGATTTGAGATTGATTGATTTTTCAATCAAGCCGCAACCTTTGTTTCCTTCTATTAAAACTAAGAATAAAATGTTTTCTAATTTTGAAAGATCAATTCGCAAATGGAGTAATAAGACGACTATCACTTTGTGTGTATTATAtctattaaattaaacaatatgaTTTTTTAGTTCATTCAtcctgcgcaaggcgcatgtTACTACCTAGTTAGTAATATAATACTATCTACTATATTGTTGGCAAATTCATTAGTAACTTAACATatcttatttgatatttgacttTATCAATCAAAAATATAGTCTTTTAGAAAATTGCAACGAATATCTATTCTACTAATTTAaagctatatttttaaaatattcttttgttcatgtgtttattacaaTTTACACCATTGATATTAGATCTTTATCTAGGGTCTTCGTTAATGTcaatttaatcattttatatCAACATCAACCTATTTTGTTTCACTATGGACCAAGATGCATGATAtagaatatatatctttttgtttAAGAAAGCCGGATAAATGTCTTCCGGTGTAAATGTTtcggtgtttcatgaaagaaccaagcataCATTGAATTGGACTGTCATAAATTAAGACAAAGGTGAAAAAATTAGCAATTCtaccatgctacacaaggaacTCAAATCAAATAGTTGACATATACACCAAAGCAGCCACCACCGAAGTTTGTGAGTTCATTCATTGGAAGCTTGGACTCATAGACCCATCTCAGCTGCAAGTCTCTATACCATGAAGTCTATACTCTCTTTTCTAAGTTTGGTTTTGCCCAAGTGGTTTATTAATGAGTTTGATCTTTATGGTTAGTTTTAGATTTGATAGGCCTGTTGGTATAATCTCCAAAGGTG
The sequence above is drawn from the Brassica napus cultivar Da-Ae chromosome A8, Da-Ae, whole genome shotgun sequence genome and encodes:
- the LOC106418976 gene encoding fimbrin-5-like, coding for MSSYVGVVVSDPWLHSQFTQVELRTLKSKFNSNKTLLDRFTVGDLPPVLAKLNAFSGTFDEDEIKSVLDKSYSNTSDQEVDFETFLRAYLSVQARGVEKSGGSKASSSSFLKTSTTTVHHAINESEKASYVSHVNSYLRDDPFLKSYLPIDPATNAFFDLVKDGVLLCKLINLAVPGTIDERAINTKKILNPWERNENLTLGLNSAKAIGCTVVNIGTQDIAEGRPYLVLGLISQIIKIQMLADLNFKKTPSLFQLVDDTQDAEELMGLAPEKVLLKWMNFHLKKAGYEKQVTNFSSDVKDGEAYAYLLNALAPEHSSHVALETKDPTERAKKVLEQAEKMDCKRYLSPKDIVDGSANLNLAFVAQIFQHRNGLTDDSSKSTSFAEMMTDDVETSREERCFRLWINSLGTATYVNNVFEDLRNGWVLLEVLDKVSPGSVNWKHANKPPIKMPFKKVENCNEVVKIGKELRFSLVNVAGNDIVQGNKKLLLAFLWQLMRYTMLQLLKNLRSHSQGKEITDADILYWANRKVKRVGRTSQAESFRDKNLSSGIFFLELLTAVEPRVVNWSLVTSGETEEDKKLNATYIISVARKLGCSIFLLPEDIIEVNQKMMLILAASIMYWSLQQQSDTESNVSEDATDEGDANSVTGEISNLSLDEASESSPIVQDQELLTKADEDKDEVDGDGENNNDA